A part of Lacibacter sp. H407 genomic DNA contains:
- a CDS encoding RagB/SusD family nutrient uptake outer membrane protein, whose product MKNIFKIAVVVVGIVFLNSSCKKWLTEENFVRIGSDVIYQDEGGLSVGLGALYNLQRAYELMSYNNGLQQNNLWVYCADDLGCTRTFNDAQVYKANMNAINFPRGKWNSGYQLIDRASAIISAAPNVTFSSAANRSRVIAEAKVIRAMTYFKLWQLYDNILIDTIPTTVENAFEPVVYSPAAKADVLNLINSDLDFAIANLSYNTKPGQISQGLARHIRAQVASWQSDWTTMAAQCDAIINTGGYSLQPLDLVFGANVNHKEAIYTYQFDEILSNNSGTLAGGEQHYLSAFFTARYYEMPGGHMIEDNTWGGNSFAWTTPNFYLKRLMGWDAATGLSPDRRFTTYFYPDTVIGNKPGSAYFGLKLPRSSYPGNNKLGNYRQYSFSVKKYQDFTKPAGRAGSYKDVIAYRLAETLLLGAEAHWRKSGNPSDPTALLYINRIRTRAGMPSFTTLDQQTILDESARELAFEGGRWFLLKRMGVLVSQVNQYHTFGSSSTNEAVFPMQPHMVRWPIPQDQIDLMAPSFPQNQGY is encoded by the coding sequence ATGAAAAATATATTTAAGATAGCAGTTGTTGTTGTGGGAATTGTATTTCTCAACAGCTCTTGCAAAAAATGGCTCACGGAAGAAAATTTTGTGAGAATTGGTTCTGATGTTATTTATCAGGATGAAGGTGGTTTAAGTGTAGGCTTGGGTGCGTTGTATAATTTGCAACGTGCTTATGAACTTATGAGTTATAACAATGGATTGCAACAGAACAATCTCTGGGTTTATTGTGCCGATGATCTCGGTTGTACAAGAACATTCAATGATGCGCAGGTTTACAAAGCAAATATGAATGCGATCAATTTCCCAAGAGGAAAATGGAATTCAGGTTATCAGCTTATTGACAGAGCCAGTGCAATTATCTCTGCAGCTCCGAATGTTACATTTTCTTCGGCTGCAAACAGAAGCCGTGTAATTGCAGAAGCGAAAGTAATTCGTGCAATGACGTACTTTAAACTCTGGCAACTTTATGACAATATTCTGATCGATACTATTCCAACAACAGTTGAAAATGCATTTGAACCGGTTGTATACAGCCCGGCAGCGAAAGCAGATGTATTGAACCTCATCAATTCTGATTTGGATTTTGCAATTGCAAATTTATCATACAACACAAAGCCCGGGCAAATCAGCCAGGGATTGGCAAGGCATATCCGTGCGCAGGTAGCTTCATGGCAGAGTGATTGGACCACAATGGCTGCACAGTGTGATGCAATTATCAATACAGGTGGTTATAGTCTGCAACCGCTGGATCTTGTGTTTGGTGCCAACGTAAATCACAAGGAGGCAATTTATACTTATCAGTTTGATGAGATATTAAGTAACAACAGCGGTACACTTGCCGGAGGTGAACAACATTACCTCAGTGCATTTTTTACTGCACGTTATTATGAAATGCCCGGTGGCCATATGATCGAGGATAATACGTGGGGTGGAAATTCATTTGCATGGACAACTCCAAACTTCTATTTAAAACGTTTAATGGGTTGGGACGCTGCAACAGGTCTTTCTCCTGATAGACGCTTTACTACTTATTTCTATCCTGATACAGTGATCGGTAACAAACCGGGTTCTGCTTACTTTGGATTGAAGTTGCCAAGGTCATCTTATCCGGGTAACAACAAGCTTGGTAATTACAGACAATATTCTTTCAGTGTAAAAAAATACCAGGATTTTACAAAGCCCGCAGGACGTGCAGGCAGTTACAAAGATGTAATTGCATACCGTTTGGCAGAAACATTATTGTTGGGTGCTGAAGCGCATTGGAGAAAGTCAGGCAACCCATCCGATCCAACTGCATTGTTGTATATCAACAGAATTCGTACAAGAGCGGGTATGCCTTCGTTTACAACGCTTGATCAACAAACTATTTTAGATGAGTCGGCACGTGAATTGGCATTTGAAGGTGGCCGCTGGTTTTTGTTGAAACGTATGGGTGTATTGGTTAGTCAGGTGAATCAATATCATACATTCGGAAGTTCGAGTACAAATGAAGCCGTGTTTCCAATGCAGCCTCACATGGTGCGTTGGCCGATACCACAGGATCAGATCGATCTGATGGCACCGAGCTTTCCACAAAATCAAGGTTACTAA